A genomic stretch from Falco naumanni isolate bFalNau1 chromosome 8, bFalNau1.pat, whole genome shotgun sequence includes:
- the CREBRF gene encoding CREB3 regulatory factor isoform X2, with translation MPQPSVSGMDPPFGDAFRSHVFSEQTLMSTDLLASSSDPDFMYELDREMDYQQSSRDNLLSMEDCKDLENLESFTDILDKEAALTSKWEQWDTYCEDLTKYTKLTSCDIWGTKEVDYLGLDDFSSPYQDEEVISKTPTLAQLNSEDSQPVSDSLYYPDLLFSVKQNPLNSLLPGKKIATRAAAPVCSSKNIQAEAPLSDCVQKASKPATQPASSTQIMVKTNVYNNEKVNIHVECKDYVKKAKVKINPLPQSRPVLSQTHADAAKENTCYCGAVAKRQERRGIESPHSHSTPPILPFKETQELLLSPPQETPGLIVGESSLSASTSVSDSSQKKEEHNYSLFVTDSLGEQSAKGDPEEDEDDEDDIEDEDHDEGFGSEHELSENDDEEEDYEDDKDDDISDTFSEPVTLSGSSKDTEFLSSACRNGALTTEIRTNLHLEGYENDSVEDLKEMTAISSRKRGKRRYFWEYSEQLTPSQQERMLRPSEWNRDTLPSNMYQKNGLHHGKYAAKKSRRTDVEDLTPNPRKLLQIGNELRKLNKVISDLTPVSELPLTARPRSRKEKNKLASRACRLKKKAQYEANKVKLWGLNTEYDNLLFVINSIKQEIVNRVQVPKDDRGINMEQKLNILIKDTLGLPVAGQTSEFVNQVLERTAEGDPTGGLVGLRIPMSKV, from the exons ATGCCTCAG CCCAGTGTGAGTGGAATGGACCCTCCTTTTGGGGATGCCTTTCGGAGCCATGTGTTTTCAGAGCAGACTCTGATGAGCACAGATCTCTTGGCAAGCAGTTCAGATCCAGACTTCATGTATGAACTG GACAGAGAAATGGACTATCAGCAAAGCTCCAGAGACAACTTACTTTCAATGGAGGACTGCAAAGACCTTGAGAACTTGGAGTCTTTTACGGACATCCTGGACAAAGAAGCTGCTCTCACCTCAAAGTGGGAGCAGTGGGACACCTACTGTGAAGACTTAACTAAGTACACTAAATTAACCAGCTGTGACATCTGGGGAACAAAAGAGGTGGATTACTTGGGCCTTGATGACTTTTCAAGCCCATACCAAGATGAAGAGGTGATAAGCAAAACACCAACACTGGCTCAGCTTAACAGTGAGGACTCCCAACCTGTTTCTGATTCACTCTACTACCCTGATTTGCTCTTTAGtgtaaaacaaaaccctttAAATTCTTTGTTACCTGGCAAAAAGATTGcaaccagagcagcagccccagtcTGTTCTTCCAAGAACATTCAGGCTGAGGCACCTTTGTCGGACTGTGTTCAGAAGGCAAGCAAACCTGCAACTCAGCCTGCTTCCAGTACGCAAATCATGGTGAAGACTAATGTGTACAATAATGAAAAGGTGAACATTCATGTTGAATGTAAAGACTATgttaaaaaggcaaaagtaaAGATCAATCCTTTACCACAGAGCAGACCAGTGCTGAGCCAGACGCATGCTGATGCAGCAAAGGAGAACACCTGTTATTGTGGTGCTGTAGCAAAGAgacaagaaagaagaggaataGAGTCTCCGCATAGTCACAGTACACCTcctattttgccttttaaagaGACTCAAGAACTGCTCCTCAGTCCACCCCAGGAAACCCCAGGGCTTATTGTGGGGGAGAGCAGTCTTTCTGCCAGCACATCAGTGTCAGATtcttcacagaagaaagaagagcaCAACTATTCTCTTTTCGTAACAGACAGTTTGGGTGAGCAGTCAGCCAAAGGAGACCCTGAGGAAGATGAGGATGATGAAGACGATATTGAAGATGAGGACCATGATGAAGGATTTGGTAGTGAGCATGAGCTGTCTGAAAATGATGATGAGGAGGAAGATTATGAGGATGATAAAGATGACGACATCAGTGATACTTTCTCAGAACCAG TAACACTTAGTGGGTCTTCAAAGGATACTGAATTCCTCTCTTCTGCATGTAGAAATGGAGCCCtaacaacagaaataagaacTAACCTTCACCTAGAAG GGTATGAAAATGATTCTGTGgaggatttaaaagaaatgacTGCAATATCCTCTCGGAAAAGAGGCAAGCGAAGATACTTCTGGGAGTACAGCGAGCAATTAACACCATCACAACAAGAAAGAATGCTGAGGCCATCTGAGTGGAATCGGGATACGTTACCAAGTAACATGTATCAGAAGAATGGTCTCCATCATG gaaaatatgCAGCAAAGAAGTCACGGAGGACTGACGTAGAAGACCTGACTCCCAACCCCAGAAAACTGCTACAGATTGGTAATGAATTGAGGAAGCTGAATAAGGTGATCAGTGACCTGACACCAGTCAGTGAACTTCCCTTAACTGCCAGACCGAggtcaagaaaagaaaagaacaagctGGCTTCCAG GGCTTGTAGACTAAAAAAGAAAGCCCAGTATGAAGCCAATAAAGTAAAACTCTGGGGTCTCAACACGGAATATG ataATTTACTCTTTGTGATCAACTCCATTAAACAAGAAATAGTTAATCGGGTGCAGGTACCTAAAGATGATAGAGGAATCAACATGGAACAAAAGTTGAACATACTTATTAAAGACACTCTTG GGCTACCTGTAGCTGGACAGACATCAGAATTTGTGAATCAAGTTTTAGAGAGGACTGCAGAAGGAGACCCCACCGGTGGCCTTGTAGGGCTACGAATACCAATGTCAAAAGTTTAA
- the CREBRF gene encoding CREB3 regulatory factor isoform X3, producing the protein MPQPSVSGMDPPFGDAFRSHVFSEQTLMSTDLLASSSDPDFMYELDREMDYQQSSRDNLLSMEDCKDLENLESFTDILDKEAALTSKWEQWDTYCEDLTKYTKLTSCDIWGTKEVDYLGLDDFSSPYQDEEVISKTPTLAQLNSEDSQPVSDSLYYPDLLFSVKQNPLNSLLPGKKIATRAAAPVCSSKNIQAEAPLSDCVQKASKPATQPASSTQIMVKTNVYNNEKVNIHVECKDYVKKAKVKINPLPQSRPVLSQTHADAAKENTCYCGAVAKRQERRGIESPHSHSTPPILPFKETQELLLSPPQETPGLIVGESSLSASTSVSDSSQKKEEHNYSLFVTDSLGEQSAKGDPEEDEDDEDDIEDEDHDEGFGSEHELSENDDEEEDYEDDKDDDISDTFSEPGYENDSVEDLKEMTAISSRKRGKRRYFWEYSEQLTPSQQERMLRPSEWNRDTLPSNMYQKNGLHHGKYAAKKSRRTDVEDLTPNPRKLLQIGNELRKLNKVISDLTPVSELPLTARPRSRKEKNKLASRACRLKKKAQYEANKVKLWGLNTEYDNLLFVINSIKQEIVNRVQVPKDDRGINMEQKLNILIKDTLGLPVAGQTSEFVNQVLERTAEGDPTGGLVGLRIPMSKV; encoded by the exons ATGCCTCAG CCCAGTGTGAGTGGAATGGACCCTCCTTTTGGGGATGCCTTTCGGAGCCATGTGTTTTCAGAGCAGACTCTGATGAGCACAGATCTCTTGGCAAGCAGTTCAGATCCAGACTTCATGTATGAACTG GACAGAGAAATGGACTATCAGCAAAGCTCCAGAGACAACTTACTTTCAATGGAGGACTGCAAAGACCTTGAGAACTTGGAGTCTTTTACGGACATCCTGGACAAAGAAGCTGCTCTCACCTCAAAGTGGGAGCAGTGGGACACCTACTGTGAAGACTTAACTAAGTACACTAAATTAACCAGCTGTGACATCTGGGGAACAAAAGAGGTGGATTACTTGGGCCTTGATGACTTTTCAAGCCCATACCAAGATGAAGAGGTGATAAGCAAAACACCAACACTGGCTCAGCTTAACAGTGAGGACTCCCAACCTGTTTCTGATTCACTCTACTACCCTGATTTGCTCTTTAGtgtaaaacaaaaccctttAAATTCTTTGTTACCTGGCAAAAAGATTGcaaccagagcagcagccccagtcTGTTCTTCCAAGAACATTCAGGCTGAGGCACCTTTGTCGGACTGTGTTCAGAAGGCAAGCAAACCTGCAACTCAGCCTGCTTCCAGTACGCAAATCATGGTGAAGACTAATGTGTACAATAATGAAAAGGTGAACATTCATGTTGAATGTAAAGACTATgttaaaaaggcaaaagtaaAGATCAATCCTTTACCACAGAGCAGACCAGTGCTGAGCCAGACGCATGCTGATGCAGCAAAGGAGAACACCTGTTATTGTGGTGCTGTAGCAAAGAgacaagaaagaagaggaataGAGTCTCCGCATAGTCACAGTACACCTcctattttgccttttaaagaGACTCAAGAACTGCTCCTCAGTCCACCCCAGGAAACCCCAGGGCTTATTGTGGGGGAGAGCAGTCTTTCTGCCAGCACATCAGTGTCAGATtcttcacagaagaaagaagagcaCAACTATTCTCTTTTCGTAACAGACAGTTTGGGTGAGCAGTCAGCCAAAGGAGACCCTGAGGAAGATGAGGATGATGAAGACGATATTGAAGATGAGGACCATGATGAAGGATTTGGTAGTGAGCATGAGCTGTCTGAAAATGATGATGAGGAGGAAGATTATGAGGATGATAAAGATGACGACATCAGTGATACTTTCTCAGAACCAG GGTATGAAAATGATTCTGTGgaggatttaaaagaaatgacTGCAATATCCTCTCGGAAAAGAGGCAAGCGAAGATACTTCTGGGAGTACAGCGAGCAATTAACACCATCACAACAAGAAAGAATGCTGAGGCCATCTGAGTGGAATCGGGATACGTTACCAAGTAACATGTATCAGAAGAATGGTCTCCATCATG gaaaatatgCAGCAAAGAAGTCACGGAGGACTGACGTAGAAGACCTGACTCCCAACCCCAGAAAACTGCTACAGATTGGTAATGAATTGAGGAAGCTGAATAAGGTGATCAGTGACCTGACACCAGTCAGTGAACTTCCCTTAACTGCCAGACCGAggtcaagaaaagaaaagaacaagctGGCTTCCAG GGCTTGTAGACTAAAAAAGAAAGCCCAGTATGAAGCCAATAAAGTAAAACTCTGGGGTCTCAACACGGAATATG ataATTTACTCTTTGTGATCAACTCCATTAAACAAGAAATAGTTAATCGGGTGCAGGTACCTAAAGATGATAGAGGAATCAACATGGAACAAAAGTTGAACATACTTATTAAAGACACTCTTG GGCTACCTGTAGCTGGACAGACATCAGAATTTGTGAATCAAGTTTTAGAGAGGACTGCAGAAGGAGACCCCACCGGTGGCCTTGTAGGGCTACGAATACCAATGTCAAAAGTTTAA
- the CREBRF gene encoding CREB3 regulatory factor isoform X1, whose product MPQPSVSGMDPPFGDAFRSHVFSEQTLMSTDLLASSSDPDFMYELDREMDYQQSSRDNLLSMEDCKDLENLESFTDILDKEAALTSKWEQWDTYCEDLTKYTKLTSCDIWGTKEVDYLGLDDFSSPYQDEEVISKTPTLAQLNSEDSQPVSDSLYYPDLLFSVKQNPLNSLLPGKKIATRAAAPVCSSKNIQAEAPLSDCVQKASKPATQPASSTQIMVKTNVYNNEKVNIHVECKDYVKKAKVKINPLPQSRPVLSQTHADAAKENTCYCGAVAKRQERRGIESPHSHSTPPILPFKETQELLLSPPQETPGLIVGESSLSASTSVSDSSQKKEEHNYSLFVTDSLGEQSAKGDPEEDEDDEDDIEDEDHDEGFGSEHELSENDDEEEDYEDDKDDDISDTFSEPAVTLSGSSKDTEFLSSACRNGALTTEIRTNLHLEGYENDSVEDLKEMTAISSRKRGKRRYFWEYSEQLTPSQQERMLRPSEWNRDTLPSNMYQKNGLHHGKYAAKKSRRTDVEDLTPNPRKLLQIGNELRKLNKVISDLTPVSELPLTARPRSRKEKNKLASRACRLKKKAQYEANKVKLWGLNTEYDNLLFVINSIKQEIVNRVQVPKDDRGINMEQKLNILIKDTLGLPVAGQTSEFVNQVLERTAEGDPTGGLVGLRIPMSKV is encoded by the exons ATGCCTCAG CCCAGTGTGAGTGGAATGGACCCTCCTTTTGGGGATGCCTTTCGGAGCCATGTGTTTTCAGAGCAGACTCTGATGAGCACAGATCTCTTGGCAAGCAGTTCAGATCCAGACTTCATGTATGAACTG GACAGAGAAATGGACTATCAGCAAAGCTCCAGAGACAACTTACTTTCAATGGAGGACTGCAAAGACCTTGAGAACTTGGAGTCTTTTACGGACATCCTGGACAAAGAAGCTGCTCTCACCTCAAAGTGGGAGCAGTGGGACACCTACTGTGAAGACTTAACTAAGTACACTAAATTAACCAGCTGTGACATCTGGGGAACAAAAGAGGTGGATTACTTGGGCCTTGATGACTTTTCAAGCCCATACCAAGATGAAGAGGTGATAAGCAAAACACCAACACTGGCTCAGCTTAACAGTGAGGACTCCCAACCTGTTTCTGATTCACTCTACTACCCTGATTTGCTCTTTAGtgtaaaacaaaaccctttAAATTCTTTGTTACCTGGCAAAAAGATTGcaaccagagcagcagccccagtcTGTTCTTCCAAGAACATTCAGGCTGAGGCACCTTTGTCGGACTGTGTTCAGAAGGCAAGCAAACCTGCAACTCAGCCTGCTTCCAGTACGCAAATCATGGTGAAGACTAATGTGTACAATAATGAAAAGGTGAACATTCATGTTGAATGTAAAGACTATgttaaaaaggcaaaagtaaAGATCAATCCTTTACCACAGAGCAGACCAGTGCTGAGCCAGACGCATGCTGATGCAGCAAAGGAGAACACCTGTTATTGTGGTGCTGTAGCAAAGAgacaagaaagaagaggaataGAGTCTCCGCATAGTCACAGTACACCTcctattttgccttttaaagaGACTCAAGAACTGCTCCTCAGTCCACCCCAGGAAACCCCAGGGCTTATTGTGGGGGAGAGCAGTCTTTCTGCCAGCACATCAGTGTCAGATtcttcacagaagaaagaagagcaCAACTATTCTCTTTTCGTAACAGACAGTTTGGGTGAGCAGTCAGCCAAAGGAGACCCTGAGGAAGATGAGGATGATGAAGACGATATTGAAGATGAGGACCATGATGAAGGATTTGGTAGTGAGCATGAGCTGTCTGAAAATGATGATGAGGAGGAAGATTATGAGGATGATAAAGATGACGACATCAGTGATACTTTCTCAGAACCAG CAGTAACACTTAGTGGGTCTTCAAAGGATACTGAATTCCTCTCTTCTGCATGTAGAAATGGAGCCCtaacaacagaaataagaacTAACCTTCACCTAGAAG GGTATGAAAATGATTCTGTGgaggatttaaaagaaatgacTGCAATATCCTCTCGGAAAAGAGGCAAGCGAAGATACTTCTGGGAGTACAGCGAGCAATTAACACCATCACAACAAGAAAGAATGCTGAGGCCATCTGAGTGGAATCGGGATACGTTACCAAGTAACATGTATCAGAAGAATGGTCTCCATCATG gaaaatatgCAGCAAAGAAGTCACGGAGGACTGACGTAGAAGACCTGACTCCCAACCCCAGAAAACTGCTACAGATTGGTAATGAATTGAGGAAGCTGAATAAGGTGATCAGTGACCTGACACCAGTCAGTGAACTTCCCTTAACTGCCAGACCGAggtcaagaaaagaaaagaacaagctGGCTTCCAG GGCTTGTAGACTAAAAAAGAAAGCCCAGTATGAAGCCAATAAAGTAAAACTCTGGGGTCTCAACACGGAATATG ataATTTACTCTTTGTGATCAACTCCATTAAACAAGAAATAGTTAATCGGGTGCAGGTACCTAAAGATGATAGAGGAATCAACATGGAACAAAAGTTGAACATACTTATTAAAGACACTCTTG GGCTACCTGTAGCTGGACAGACATCAGAATTTGTGAATCAAGTTTTAGAGAGGACTGCAGAAGGAGACCCCACCGGTGGCCTTGTAGGGCTACGAATACCAATGTCAAAAGTTTAA
- the CREBRF gene encoding CREB3 regulatory factor isoform X4 — MPQDREMDYQQSSRDNLLSMEDCKDLENLESFTDILDKEAALTSKWEQWDTYCEDLTKYTKLTSCDIWGTKEVDYLGLDDFSSPYQDEEVISKTPTLAQLNSEDSQPVSDSLYYPDLLFSVKQNPLNSLLPGKKIATRAAAPVCSSKNIQAEAPLSDCVQKASKPATQPASSTQIMVKTNVYNNEKVNIHVECKDYVKKAKVKINPLPQSRPVLSQTHADAAKENTCYCGAVAKRQERRGIESPHSHSTPPILPFKETQELLLSPPQETPGLIVGESSLSASTSVSDSSQKKEEHNYSLFVTDSLGEQSAKGDPEEDEDDEDDIEDEDHDEGFGSEHELSENDDEEEDYEDDKDDDISDTFSEPAVTLSGSSKDTEFLSSACRNGALTTEIRTNLHLEGYENDSVEDLKEMTAISSRKRGKRRYFWEYSEQLTPSQQERMLRPSEWNRDTLPSNMYQKNGLHHGKYAAKKSRRTDVEDLTPNPRKLLQIGNELRKLNKVISDLTPVSELPLTARPRSRKEKNKLASRACRLKKKAQYEANKVKLWGLNTEYDNLLFVINSIKQEIVNRVQVPKDDRGINMEQKLNILIKDTLGLPVAGQTSEFVNQVLERTAEGDPTGGLVGLRIPMSKV; from the exons ATGCCTCAG GACAGAGAAATGGACTATCAGCAAAGCTCCAGAGACAACTTACTTTCAATGGAGGACTGCAAAGACCTTGAGAACTTGGAGTCTTTTACGGACATCCTGGACAAAGAAGCTGCTCTCACCTCAAAGTGGGAGCAGTGGGACACCTACTGTGAAGACTTAACTAAGTACACTAAATTAACCAGCTGTGACATCTGGGGAACAAAAGAGGTGGATTACTTGGGCCTTGATGACTTTTCAAGCCCATACCAAGATGAAGAGGTGATAAGCAAAACACCAACACTGGCTCAGCTTAACAGTGAGGACTCCCAACCTGTTTCTGATTCACTCTACTACCCTGATTTGCTCTTTAGtgtaaaacaaaaccctttAAATTCTTTGTTACCTGGCAAAAAGATTGcaaccagagcagcagccccagtcTGTTCTTCCAAGAACATTCAGGCTGAGGCACCTTTGTCGGACTGTGTTCAGAAGGCAAGCAAACCTGCAACTCAGCCTGCTTCCAGTACGCAAATCATGGTGAAGACTAATGTGTACAATAATGAAAAGGTGAACATTCATGTTGAATGTAAAGACTATgttaaaaaggcaaaagtaaAGATCAATCCTTTACCACAGAGCAGACCAGTGCTGAGCCAGACGCATGCTGATGCAGCAAAGGAGAACACCTGTTATTGTGGTGCTGTAGCAAAGAgacaagaaagaagaggaataGAGTCTCCGCATAGTCACAGTACACCTcctattttgccttttaaagaGACTCAAGAACTGCTCCTCAGTCCACCCCAGGAAACCCCAGGGCTTATTGTGGGGGAGAGCAGTCTTTCTGCCAGCACATCAGTGTCAGATtcttcacagaagaaagaagagcaCAACTATTCTCTTTTCGTAACAGACAGTTTGGGTGAGCAGTCAGCCAAAGGAGACCCTGAGGAAGATGAGGATGATGAAGACGATATTGAAGATGAGGACCATGATGAAGGATTTGGTAGTGAGCATGAGCTGTCTGAAAATGATGATGAGGAGGAAGATTATGAGGATGATAAAGATGACGACATCAGTGATACTTTCTCAGAACCAG CAGTAACACTTAGTGGGTCTTCAAAGGATACTGAATTCCTCTCTTCTGCATGTAGAAATGGAGCCCtaacaacagaaataagaacTAACCTTCACCTAGAAG GGTATGAAAATGATTCTGTGgaggatttaaaagaaatgacTGCAATATCCTCTCGGAAAAGAGGCAAGCGAAGATACTTCTGGGAGTACAGCGAGCAATTAACACCATCACAACAAGAAAGAATGCTGAGGCCATCTGAGTGGAATCGGGATACGTTACCAAGTAACATGTATCAGAAGAATGGTCTCCATCATG gaaaatatgCAGCAAAGAAGTCACGGAGGACTGACGTAGAAGACCTGACTCCCAACCCCAGAAAACTGCTACAGATTGGTAATGAATTGAGGAAGCTGAATAAGGTGATCAGTGACCTGACACCAGTCAGTGAACTTCCCTTAACTGCCAGACCGAggtcaagaaaagaaaagaacaagctGGCTTCCAG GGCTTGTAGACTAAAAAAGAAAGCCCAGTATGAAGCCAATAAAGTAAAACTCTGGGGTCTCAACACGGAATATG ataATTTACTCTTTGTGATCAACTCCATTAAACAAGAAATAGTTAATCGGGTGCAGGTACCTAAAGATGATAGAGGAATCAACATGGAACAAAAGTTGAACATACTTATTAAAGACACTCTTG GGCTACCTGTAGCTGGACAGACATCAGAATTTGTGAATCAAGTTTTAGAGAGGACTGCAGAAGGAGACCCCACCGGTGGCCTTGTAGGGCTACGAATACCAATGTCAAAAGTTTAA
- the CREBRF gene encoding CREB3 regulatory factor isoform X5 has product MDYQQSSRDNLLSMEDCKDLENLESFTDILDKEAALTSKWEQWDTYCEDLTKYTKLTSCDIWGTKEVDYLGLDDFSSPYQDEEVISKTPTLAQLNSEDSQPVSDSLYYPDLLFSVKQNPLNSLLPGKKIATRAAAPVCSSKNIQAEAPLSDCVQKASKPATQPASSTQIMVKTNVYNNEKVNIHVECKDYVKKAKVKINPLPQSRPVLSQTHADAAKENTCYCGAVAKRQERRGIESPHSHSTPPILPFKETQELLLSPPQETPGLIVGESSLSASTSVSDSSQKKEEHNYSLFVTDSLGEQSAKGDPEEDEDDEDDIEDEDHDEGFGSEHELSENDDEEEDYEDDKDDDISDTFSEPAVTLSGSSKDTEFLSSACRNGALTTEIRTNLHLEGYENDSVEDLKEMTAISSRKRGKRRYFWEYSEQLTPSQQERMLRPSEWNRDTLPSNMYQKNGLHHGKYAAKKSRRTDVEDLTPNPRKLLQIGNELRKLNKVISDLTPVSELPLTARPRSRKEKNKLASRACRLKKKAQYEANKVKLWGLNTEYDNLLFVINSIKQEIVNRVQVPKDDRGINMEQKLNILIKDTLGLPVAGQTSEFVNQVLERTAEGDPTGGLVGLRIPMSKV; this is encoded by the exons ATGGACTATCAGCAAAGCTCCAGAGACAACTTACTTTCAATGGAGGACTGCAAAGACCTTGAGAACTTGGAGTCTTTTACGGACATCCTGGACAAAGAAGCTGCTCTCACCTCAAAGTGGGAGCAGTGGGACACCTACTGTGAAGACTTAACTAAGTACACTAAATTAACCAGCTGTGACATCTGGGGAACAAAAGAGGTGGATTACTTGGGCCTTGATGACTTTTCAAGCCCATACCAAGATGAAGAGGTGATAAGCAAAACACCAACACTGGCTCAGCTTAACAGTGAGGACTCCCAACCTGTTTCTGATTCACTCTACTACCCTGATTTGCTCTTTAGtgtaaaacaaaaccctttAAATTCTTTGTTACCTGGCAAAAAGATTGcaaccagagcagcagccccagtcTGTTCTTCCAAGAACATTCAGGCTGAGGCACCTTTGTCGGACTGTGTTCAGAAGGCAAGCAAACCTGCAACTCAGCCTGCTTCCAGTACGCAAATCATGGTGAAGACTAATGTGTACAATAATGAAAAGGTGAACATTCATGTTGAATGTAAAGACTATgttaaaaaggcaaaagtaaAGATCAATCCTTTACCACAGAGCAGACCAGTGCTGAGCCAGACGCATGCTGATGCAGCAAAGGAGAACACCTGTTATTGTGGTGCTGTAGCAAAGAgacaagaaagaagaggaataGAGTCTCCGCATAGTCACAGTACACCTcctattttgccttttaaagaGACTCAAGAACTGCTCCTCAGTCCACCCCAGGAAACCCCAGGGCTTATTGTGGGGGAGAGCAGTCTTTCTGCCAGCACATCAGTGTCAGATtcttcacagaagaaagaagagcaCAACTATTCTCTTTTCGTAACAGACAGTTTGGGTGAGCAGTCAGCCAAAGGAGACCCTGAGGAAGATGAGGATGATGAAGACGATATTGAAGATGAGGACCATGATGAAGGATTTGGTAGTGAGCATGAGCTGTCTGAAAATGATGATGAGGAGGAAGATTATGAGGATGATAAAGATGACGACATCAGTGATACTTTCTCAGAACCAG CAGTAACACTTAGTGGGTCTTCAAAGGATACTGAATTCCTCTCTTCTGCATGTAGAAATGGAGCCCtaacaacagaaataagaacTAACCTTCACCTAGAAG GGTATGAAAATGATTCTGTGgaggatttaaaagaaatgacTGCAATATCCTCTCGGAAAAGAGGCAAGCGAAGATACTTCTGGGAGTACAGCGAGCAATTAACACCATCACAACAAGAAAGAATGCTGAGGCCATCTGAGTGGAATCGGGATACGTTACCAAGTAACATGTATCAGAAGAATGGTCTCCATCATG gaaaatatgCAGCAAAGAAGTCACGGAGGACTGACGTAGAAGACCTGACTCCCAACCCCAGAAAACTGCTACAGATTGGTAATGAATTGAGGAAGCTGAATAAGGTGATCAGTGACCTGACACCAGTCAGTGAACTTCCCTTAACTGCCAGACCGAggtcaagaaaagaaaagaacaagctGGCTTCCAG GGCTTGTAGACTAAAAAAGAAAGCCCAGTATGAAGCCAATAAAGTAAAACTCTGGGGTCTCAACACGGAATATG ataATTTACTCTTTGTGATCAACTCCATTAAACAAGAAATAGTTAATCGGGTGCAGGTACCTAAAGATGATAGAGGAATCAACATGGAACAAAAGTTGAACATACTTATTAAAGACACTCTTG GGCTACCTGTAGCTGGACAGACATCAGAATTTGTGAATCAAGTTTTAGAGAGGACTGCAGAAGGAGACCCCACCGGTGGCCTTGTAGGGCTACGAATACCAATGTCAAAAGTTTAA